From Rutidosis leptorrhynchoides isolate AG116_Rl617_1_P2 chromosome 3, CSIRO_AGI_Rlap_v1, whole genome shotgun sequence, a single genomic window includes:
- the LOC139900462 gene encoding uncharacterized protein, with amino-acid sequence MVHLEHLRIQLDDIKRATNNFDDKNNLIGEGGYGKVYKGELIVSLSSNEEWKKDDWPKRHSKVAIKRIMNRQDDEGERGLDDYLRSAEKKINFNWYQRLQICLDIAQGLKYLHTSMDGKPKIIHRDIKSANILFDKNWNAKIADFGLSKFHPKNQQAATIQTKRVVGTEVYWDPEYATTGRYKSESDVYSFGVVLFEILSGRLAYDWIFTNENEMGLAPIARRRFSEKTLKELIDHRMIEEDDEHTFTLNRGPNQDSFAAFSEVANLCLAETQAKRPTMEVVIKELHKALDLQGENTVLSKFQHGDIVQATENFAEKYCVGLDTYYRVYKAELDQFESRSFTSVDKKNKGEELSNRITVAIKLISGRKHGREKEEFLAEIELRTRYKHPNIASLLGFCDKGPEMIIVYEHGSNGSLNEYFRSSHDTRSKLTWKVRLQICLEIARGLNHLHTKMDSRKKIIHGDIKSANILLVKKLEKTLGAKLEAELEAKIAYIGLFKLHPENQDANTSGTNDSTESKVYWDPEYERTGKLEIESDIYALGVVLFEIFCGRLAYDSDYTLENEKGLAPIACRRFSEGTIKEMMDPMLSVTDVFSTNTGPNQDSLDTFLDIAYECLRETQAKRPKMETVIEELEKALDFQENLMNKLQISLEDIEFATQNFSKENCVRKGKDWTAYKGQLPHADVDVTDVAAAGGAAAADDDDDDADVVVAAAVTDVRTTVVVKRWNNKSGQGDRQFRMELDILVKRKHENIIGLVGYCNKMNETIIVYQDVPNSSLDMYLSDASLNWMKRLDLCIAIATGLEFFHKRDVTLKKVALRDIKSSSILVNVFDWKAASKVETKTKDDWKAKVSVLEMEHISNDAYDYLDPEYTLLAEKSIIYSFGVILFEILCGRLAREEGYMDHSESLVSLAKEHYVEGKLGEMVFEGLKKQILPRSFNTFANIAYRCVSDDVNLRPEATEVVKQLKKALEFQEDDEIWEPQLPRNHRELIGMSKTPEIYSSTRPKELFKLLTEGIFIQKGEVWLSLSSTGKVNILISATKFSYRDGISHKCRSTQKSIIRFPRVVKMINISDLKIKININTNVLSSDVAYGVSLVFKFCDPIRVSRELTYVNLKYKMGSKTLHSYFATHIDDDSGWMMIELCQFLKQKEDTFYEVSLDSFSRYYCEGRSIYVQGIEFKAIDKGQQLPSDKKSEDTSDTEKVSSLDGETVKKHLVLFSKEFLYNPRDMKSFHFEPSNDSRFQDVTELIREHVFRIKYKIEIEKLSPLTEYACYLVFKLSEKCRGLYGPVKVRGILHKNKKPTKFIYFRSPAPYNQHDGIWVPEQRKDGWMEVMVWEFNSNYNKTGKNIIPMHLQLIAYEGTMSGLIVRALEFRPK; translated from the exons ATGGTTCACTTGGAACACTTGAGGATTCAACTAGATGATATAAAACGTGCCAccaataattttgacgacaagaacaATTTAATTGGGGAAGGAGGTTATGGTAAGGTGTACAAAGGAGAGCTTATCGTAAGTTTGTCATCAAATGAAGAGTGGAAAAAGGATGATTGGCCCAAAAGACATAGCAAAGTAGCTATAAAAAGAATAATGAATAGACAAGATGATGAAGGCGAACGAGG CCTCGATGACTATTTGAGAAGTGCTGAAAAAAAGATTAATTTTAATTGGTATCAGCGATTACAAATCTGTCTTGATATTGCACAAGGGCTGAAGTACCTTCACACTAGCATGGATGGAAAACCAAAGATAATACATAGAGACATCAAAAGTGCAAATATATTGTTTGATAAGAATTGGAATGCAAAAATTGCTGACTTTGGCCTCTCCAAATTCCACCCAAAAAATCAGCAAGCGGCCACTATCCAAACTAAACGTGTTGTTGGCACAGAGGTGTATTGGGATCCGGAATATGCGACTACGGGGAGGTATAAAAGTGAATCCGATGTTTATTCCTTCGGGGTAGTACTGTTTGAAATCTTATCAGGGAGGTTGGCCTATGATTGGATCTTCACCAACGAAAACGAGATGGGGCTTGCACCTATTGCACGACGACGATTCAGCGAGAAAACTCTAAAGGAATTGATAGATCATAGGATgatagaagaagatgatgaacacacGTTCACTCTAAACAGAGGACCCAATCAAGATTCTTTCGCCGCATTTTCAGAAGTTGCCAACCTATGCTTGGCAGAAACTCAAGCCAAGCGCCCAACAATGGAAGTTGTCATCAAAGAACTTCATAAAGCATTAGACCTTCAA GGAGAAAATACGGTACTCTCAAAGTTTCAGCACGGTGATATAGTTCAGGCCACTGAGAATTTTGCAGAAAAGTATTGTGTTGGGTTAGACACATATTATAGGGTATACAAAGCAGAACTTGATCAATTTGAAAGTAGAAGTTTCACTTCAGTAGATAAGAAGAATAAAGGTGAAGAGCTAAGTAATCGCATAACTGTAGCAATAAAACTAATCTCCGGTAGAAAACATGGGCGAGAAAAAGAAGAGTTCCTTGCAGAAATTGAACTGCGTACTCGTTATAAGCATCCCAACATAGCCTCTCTTCTTggcttttgtgacaagggtcccgaaATGATCATTGTATATGAGCATGGTTCTAATGGAAGCCTAAATGAATATTTTAGAAGTAGCCATGATACCAGGAGTAAACTGACTTGGAAGGTACGTCTACAAATTTGCCTGGAGATTGCACGTGGACTCAATCATCTTCACACCAAGATGGACAGCAGAAAAAAGATAATACATGGTGACATAAAGAGTGCGAACATTTTGTTGGTCAAAAAGTTGGAGAAGACATTGGGGGCGAAGTTGGAGGCAGAATTAGAGGCAAAGATTGCCTACATTGGGCTCTTCAAATTACACCCAGAGAATCAAGATGCTAACACTTCTGGTACCAATGATAGCACTGAATCAAAAGTGTATTGGGATCCAGAATATGAAAGGACAGGTAAGTTGGAGATAGAATCAGATATTTACGCTCTTGGAGTGGTTCTATTTGAGATTTTTTGTGGGAGGTTGGCATATGATTCTGATTACACACTTGAAAATGAGAAAGGGCTTGCACCCATTGCATGCCGACGCTTCAGTGAAGGAACCATAAAGGAAATGATGGATCCTATGCTTTCAGTAACTGACGTATTTTCTACAAATACAGGACCCAATCAAGATTCTTTAGATACATTTCTGGATATTGCATATGAATGTTTACGAGAAACTCAAGCAAAGCGTCCGAAAATGGAAACTGTCATTGAGGAACTGGAGAAAGCGTTGGACTTTCAA GAGAACCTCATGAACAAGCTCCAAATTTCACTTGAAGACATCGAATTTGCAACACAAAACTTCAGTAAAGAGAATTGTGTTAGAAAGGGAAAAGACTGGACGGCATATAAAGGACAACTTCCACATGCTGATGTTGATGTTACGGATGTTGCTGCTGCTGGTGGTGCTGCTGctgctgatgatgatgatgatgatgctgatgttgttgttgctgctgcggTTACTGATGTACGTACAACCGTTGTTGTAAAGCGGTGGAATAACAAGTCTGGTCAAGGAGATCGTCAATTTCGGATGGAACTTGATATACTTGTCAAGCGCAAGCATGAGAATATCATTGGTCTTGTAGGCTATTGTAACAAAATGAATGAAACCATTATTGTATACCAGGATGTGCCTAATAGTAGTCTTGATATGTATTTGAGTGATGCTAGTCTTAACTGGATGAAACGGCTTGATTTATGCATTGCTATTGCAACTGGATTAGAATTCTTTCACAAGCGTGATGTTACGCTAAAGAAGGTTGCACTTAGGGACATCAAAAGCAGCAGCATTCTAGTAAATGTCTTTGATTGGAAGGCTGCCTCCAaagtagaaacaaaaacaaaagatGATTGGAAGGCAAAAGTTTCTGTTTTGGAGATGGAACATATCAGCAATGATGCTTACGACTACCTTGACCCGGAGTACACCTTGTTAGCCGAAAAAtctattatttattcatttggtgTGATTTTATTCGAGATATTATGCGGTAGACTGGCAAGAGAAGAGGGATATATGGATCACAGTGAATCTTTAGTCTCTTTGGCTAAAGAGCACTATGTAGAAGGAAAACTTGGCGAGATGGTGTTTGAGGGTTTAAAGAAACAAATTCTGCCACGTTCATTTAATACATTTGCAAATATTGCCTATCGATGTGTGTCTGATGATGTCAATTTGCGACCAGAGGCAACTGAGGTTGTAAAACAGCTAAAAAAAGCATTAGAATTCCAG GAAGATGATGAAATTTGGGAACCGCAACTGCCTAGAAACCATAGAGAACTCATTGGTATGTCCAAAACCCCCGAAATCTACTCTTCTACACGGCCAAAGGAACTCTTTAAATTGCTAACTGAAGGAATCTTCATTCAAAAGGGAGAAGTG TGGCTTTCACTAAGCAGTACTGGTAAAGTTAATATATTGATATCAGCAACAAAGTTTTCATATCGAGACGGTATATCGCATAAGTGCAGATCTACTCAAAAGTCAATTATAAG GTTTCCTAGAGTGGTGAAGATGATAAATATATCAGATTTGAAGATCAAAATCAATATAAATACTAACGTTTTATCTTCCGATGTTGCTTACGGGGTTAGTTTGGTCTTCAAGTTCTGCGATCCAATAAGAGTTTCTAGAGAACTGACGTATGTGAACCTTAAGTACAAAATGGGGTCTAAAACATTACATTCTTATTTTGCAACACACATAGATGATGACAGTGGTTGGATGATGATTGAATTGTGCCAGTTTTTGAAGCAGAAAGAAGATACCTTTTATGAGGTTTCTCTAGATAGCTTCTCACGATACTATTGTGAAGGCCGTTCCATTTATGTTCAAGGCATCGAGTTTAAAGCAATTGACAAG GGGCAACAATTGCCAAGTGACAAGAAATCTGAGGATACTTCCGATACAGAAAAG GTATCATCGCTTGACGGAGAGACAGTAAAGAAACATCTTGTGCTTTTTTCAAAGGAGTTTTTGTACAATCCTCGCGACATGAAGTCCTTTCATTTTGAACCCTCAAATGATTCGAG ATTTCAAGATGTGACGGAGCTTATACGAGAGCACGTCTTTAGGATCAAGTACAAGATTGAAATCGAAAAGCTGTCTCCACTTACAGAATATGCATGCTACCTTGTGTTCAAGCTTTCAGAAAAATGTCGGGGGTTGTATGGTCCTGTGAAAGTACGGGGTATACTTCATAAGAACAAGAagccaactaagtttatatattttagatcCCCAGCTCCATATAATCAACATGATGGTATTTGGGTTCCAGAACAGAGGAAAGATGGATGGATGGAAGTTATGGTGTGGGAGTTCAACTCGAATTATAATAAGACTGGAAAGAACATAATCCCTATGCACTTGCAACTCATAGCTTATGAGGGAACAATGTCAGGTCTTATTGTACGCGCCTTAGAGTTTCGACCAAAGTAG
- the LOC139896881 gene encoding receptor-like protein kinase ANXUR1, whose amino-acid sequence MIRLQVIVSATNNFSEENLIQEDEFGKHYMGQMLRSAKMTGIVARRVGNTYEQIAGFWTEISMLDSLKHKNIVSTAGFCDEYGEKIIIYEDIVHGHLERHLTDATNLTWIRRLKICLGVAQALNEIHYDVIHCDISSSKILLDEDWKPKIFGFEHSMKFPGSWRNRLLSSNHFNTSNYRDPAYIDATTVTPRYDVYSFGVMLFEVLCGRKTLIKDGGVDDQSLPEMAKHYVADKKLDEMIVKGLRKQMDLQSLEIFLNIAYRCLEEQLRRPTMDEVVKKLGDALEHQSKHESTVLREHQADKYPDSSSSNLLKVNKN is encoded by the exons ATG ATTCGACTTCAAGTGATTGTCTCGGCAACCAACAACTTTTCTGAAGAAAATCTCATTCAGGAAGATGAATTTGGAAAGCATTACATGGGGCAAATGTTGCGATCTGCAAAAATGACTGGTATTGTTGCACGAAGGGTAGGCAATACTTATGAGCAAATAGCTGGGTTCTGGACAGAGATTTCCATGCTTGATAGTCTCAAGCATAAGAATATTGTCTCTACTGCTGGCTTTTGTGACGAATATGGCGAGAAGATCATCATTTACGAGGATATAGTTCATGGACATCTAGAACGGCATCTTACTGATGCAACTAATTTAACATGGATCCGAAGGCTGAAAATATGTTTAGGAGTTGCACAAGCGTTGAATGAAATTCATTATGATGTCATACATTGTGACATTAGTAGCTCTAAAATTCTTTTAGATGAAGATTGGAAACCCAAGATATTTGGTTTTGAACATTCCATGAAATTTCCAGGAAGTTGGAGGAATCGCCTTCTCTCGTCTAACCACTTTAATACCTCGAACTACAGAGACCCGGCATACATAGACGCCACAACTGTGACACCCAGATATGACGTTTATTCATTTGGGGTGATGTTATTTGAAGTACTTTGTGGAAGAAAAACTTTGATTAAAGATGGTGGAGTAGATGATCAGTCTCTACCTGAAATGGCTAAACACTATGTTGCAGATAAAAAGTTGGATGAGATGATTGTTAAGGGTCTAAGGAAACAAATGGACTTACAATCACTAGAGATCTTCTTAAATATTGCGTATCGCTGCTTGGAGGAGCAGTTACGACGTCCTACTATGGATGAAGTTGTCAAAAAATTGGGTGACGCGCTAGAACATCAATCGAAACATGAAAGTACGGTTTTAAGGGAACACCAAGCAGACAAATATCCGGATAGCTCATCATCCAACCTCTTGAAGGTAAACAAAAACTGA